Proteins from a genomic interval of Methanobacteriaceae archaeon:
- a CDS encoding AAA family ATPase produces MLEWTVCKNCGTILDNSQNICSNCKSNVEKVDIDYLRNYLNNLNFILKTLDIFTPYSSMEQLKNNSLEDIIQKDLFNYFSYLGWGDGKITDNELEFINLILDKNFTKEDIAKQTIDEIPVSFSCLKEIDDVAKNLDMCQVNSCNELFSCFKIFGKFFITVDDDLNEDVLKLYANYISKLESTLTNENITLKPAKLPDSDEINKQEDQHSLEEYLDELNKLVGLEKVKKDVNSLINLVRIRKLRSERGIKQPPMSLHLVFSGNPGTGKTTVARLLSKIYCEIGLLSKGHLVETDRSGLVGGFVGQTAIKTQEVIQSALGGILFIDEAYSLTSKSENDYGAEAIDTLLKAMEDHRDDLIVIVAGYPALMDKFLYSNPGLESRFNKFIYFEDYNEEELYNIFQLMSKESNLTINEAGDNYLKEYFKKVYENRFSNFANGRAVRNLFEEVITNQANRLANKSEITDDELNTLTYEDFLVDENE; encoded by the coding sequence ATGTTAGAGTGGACTGTTTGTAAAAATTGCGGCACAATACTGGATAATTCTCAAAATATCTGTTCAAATTGCAAAAGCAATGTTGAAAAAGTAGATATTGATTATTTGAGAAATTATCTGAATAATTTGAATTTTATTTTAAAAACATTGGATATTTTTACTCCTTATTCTTCAATGGAGCAGTTAAAAAACAATAGCTTAGAAGACATTATTCAAAAAGATTTGTTTAATTATTTTTCCTATCTTGGATGGGGCGATGGAAAAATAACTGATAATGAATTGGAGTTTATTAATTTAATTTTAGATAAAAATTTCACAAAAGAAGATATTGCAAAACAAACTATTGATGAAATACCAGTATCTTTTAGTTGTCTTAAAGAAATTGATGATGTTGCCAAAAATCTTGATATGTGTCAAGTAAACTCATGTAATGAGTTATTTAGCTGTTTTAAGATTTTTGGGAAATTCTTTATTACAGTTGATGATGATTTAAATGAAGATGTTTTAAAACTATATGCTAACTACATCTCAAAATTAGAAAGCACTCTAACCAATGAAAATATTACTTTAAAACCGGCGAAACTTCCAGATAGTGATGAAATAAATAAACAAGAAGATCAACACTCCCTTGAAGAGTACCTTGATGAATTAAACAAACTTGTTGGTCTTGAAAAGGTTAAAAAAGATGTTAATTCCCTTATTAATCTTGTTAGAATTAGAAAATTAAGAAGTGAGCGTGGAATTAAACAGCCTCCAATGAGTCTTCATTTGGTGTTTTCCGGAAATCCTGGAACTGGTAAGACTACTGTTGCAAGACTCTTATCTAAAATATACTGTGAAATTGGACTTTTATCAAAAGGACATTTAGTTGAAACAGACCGTTCAGGACTTGTTGGTGGTTTTGTTGGTCAAACTGCAATTAAAACCCAAGAAGTAATCCAGTCTGCTCTTGGTGGAATATTATTTATTGATGAAGCTTACAGCTTAACATCAAAAAGTGAAAATGATTATGGAGCTGAAGCTATTGATACTCTTCTAAAAGCAATGGAAGATCATCGTGACGATTTAATTGTAATTGTTGCTGGTTATCCTGCACTTATGGATAAGTTTTTATACTCAAATCCTGGTTTAGAGTCCAGATTTAACAAATTCATATACTTTGAAGATTATAATGAAGAAGAATTGTATAATATCTTCCAGCTTATGAGTAAAGAGTCAAATCTAACTATTAATGAAGCAGGAGATAATTATTTAAAAGAGTATTTTAAGAAAGTATATGAAAACAGATTCTCAAATTTTGCTAACGGAAGAGCAGTTCGTAATTTATTTGAAGAAGTAATTACAAACCAAGCTAACAGATTAGCTAATAAAAGCGAAATAACCGATGATGAATTAAACACTTTAACATATGAAGATTTTTTAGTTGATGAAAATGAGTGA
- a CDS encoding ATP-dependent DNA helicase produces the protein MMDWQYSNYSKINSDIQKHFPFENPRADQLETISEIIEAINQGYEYIVLEAGTGTGKSAIAATLSNMSESSYILTITKQLQDQYLRDFKDFRVVKGRSNFNCQNYLNQSCSEGKCITEGIDCKFSLKNRENEIRRDNTCPYYYQKYLALNSKTVISNYYYMFLELNYVKDFEKRELLIFDEAHNLELTLMDELTLEFSKGDLKEYLNYNLTYEKIDELNNSKYTNWIDFINEIKQGYIEELEKLESLNKIELIEKIAFVRHQIGDCNRFIDNLTLDPETWIFDWDEDNQIAQFKPLKINNYTRTTLFDYADVCIFMSATILDWKLFSKWLGIPEDKIYAIRRKSPFDIKNNPITAFEDYNLSRSFIKANAPRSIKTIDEILNKHKNEKGIIHTVSLKCRDLIMDKLDNPRLITHDKENKTEVIEKFIKSDEPLVLISPSMGEGVDLPGDLCRFQIIYKLPFPDWGDKQINQRTGIDREWYDYKTCLNLVQTHGRGMRYLDDYCHTYVIDNRFKSYIKESYPRNFLPDRFRESIEGMEIDLEEKNRLMKIGDEYLNNNDYENGIRFFKQLLDDDLFLNDIYPYMSLSRLYHETELYESEVQIIMKYLSSGNKSEHFNKQLAKLSDMGYY, from the coding sequence ATGATGGACTGGCAATATAGTAATTACTCAAAAATCAACTCTGATATTCAAAAACATTTTCCTTTTGAAAATCCACGAGCTGATCAATTAGAGACAATTTCCGAGATTATTGAAGCTATAAATCAGGGTTATGAGTATATTGTACTGGAGGCTGGTACTGGAACTGGTAAATCTGCCATTGCAGCTACTTTATCCAATATGTCAGAATCATCATACATTTTAACCATCACCAAACAACTTCAAGACCAGTATTTAAGAGATTTTAAAGATTTTAGAGTAGTTAAAGGCAGATCCAATTTTAATTGCCAGAATTACTTAAATCAATCATGTTCTGAAGGTAAATGCATCACAGAAGGCATTGACTGTAAGTTTTCTCTTAAAAATAGAGAAAATGAAATAAGACGTGACAATACCTGTCCATATTATTATCAAAAATATCTGGCCTTGAATTCCAAAACTGTCATTTCAAATTATTATTACATGTTTTTAGAGCTTAATTATGTAAAAGACTTTGAAAAAAGAGAGTTATTAATCTTTGATGAAGCACATAACCTTGAATTAACTTTAATGGATGAATTAACATTGGAGTTTTCCAAAGGGGATTTGAAGGAATATCTTAATTATAATTTAACTTATGAAAAAATAGATGAGTTAAACAATTCAAAGTATACTAATTGGATTGATTTTATTAATGAAATTAAGCAAGGATACATTGAAGAGTTAGAAAAGCTTGAAAGCTTAAATAAAATTGAGTTAATTGAAAAAATAGCTTTTGTAAGACATCAGATTGGCGATTGTAACAGGTTTATTGATAATTTAACTCTTGATCCTGAAACATGGATTTTTGATTGGGATGAAGATAATCAGATAGCTCAGTTTAAGCCCTTAAAAATCAATAACTACACCAGAACTACTCTTTTTGATTATGCTGATGTTTGTATTTTTATGAGTGCTACAATTCTTGACTGGAAGCTATTTTCTAAATGGCTTGGAATTCCAGAAGATAAGATTTATGCAATCAGACGTAAAAGCCCATTTGATATTAAAAATAATCCAATTACTGCTTTTGAGGATTATAATTTATCCAGAAGTTTCATCAAGGCTAATGCTCCAAGAAGTATTAAAACAATTGATGAAATTTTAAATAAACATAAAAATGAAAAGGGAATTATACATACTGTCAGTTTAAAATGCAGAGATTTAATTATGGATAAATTAGATAATCCCCGATTAATCACACATGATAAAGAAAATAAAACAGAAGTAATTGAGAAATTTATCAAATCAGATGAACCTCTGGTTTTAATATCTCCTTCAATGGGTGAAGGTGTTGATTTACCTGGTGATTTGTGTCGTTTTCAAATAATTTATAAATTACCGTTTCCTGATTGGGGAGATAAACAAATAAATCAAAGAACCGGCATTGACAGAGAATGGTATGATTATAAAACCTGTCTTAACCTTGTTCAAACTCACGGAAGAGGAATGAGATACCTAGATGATTATTGTCATACTTATGTAATTGACAATCGTTTTAAATCATATATTAAAGAATCATATCCACGTAATTTCCTGCCAGACAGATTTAGAGAATCTATTGAAGGAATGGAAATTGATTTAGAAGAAAAAAACAGATTAATGAAAATCGGCGATGAATATCTAAACAATAATGACTATGAAAATGGTATTAGGTTTTTCAAACAGTTATTGGATGATGATTTGTTTTTAAATGATATATATCCATATATGAGTTTATCAAGACTTTACCATGAAACTGAGTTATATGAAAGCGAAGTTCAAATAATAATGAAATATTTAAGTTCAGGAAATAAATCTGAGCATTTCAATAAGCAATTAGCTAAGCTTTCAGATATGGGTTATTATTAA